A section of the Mesobacillus jeotgali genome encodes:
- a CDS encoding class I SAM-dependent methyltransferase yields the protein MFVTTAGRTDEHMTAQAKLIALELKTEFIPRKKRSVSKIQELVKDDCLVVGKERLELFPLGESEPFFFHPNSAMFRIKRLMKLERDPLIDAAQLRKGKSFLDCSLGLGSDSVVASFVVSDEGAVTGIEARKELSYLVKAGLRTWDSGNELINRAMKNIEVIEGYSLDILKELPDSSVDCVYFDPMFDESILESDGIRSLTKFAVYEGLSHEMVAHAKRISRERVVLKDHFRSRRFEEFGFSVIVRKSAKFHFGVIEKE from the coding sequence GTGTTTGTGACAACGGCGGGGAGGACAGATGAACATATGACTGCTCAAGCAAAATTGATTGCGCTGGAGCTTAAAACAGAATTTATCCCGAGAAAAAAAAGGTCAGTTTCAAAGATTCAGGAACTGGTGAAGGATGATTGCCTTGTAGTGGGAAAAGAGAGGCTGGAGCTTTTTCCTTTAGGAGAATCAGAGCCCTTCTTCTTTCACCCCAATTCTGCGATGTTCCGCATCAAGAGACTTATGAAATTGGAAAGAGATCCCCTTATAGATGCAGCCCAATTACGTAAGGGGAAAAGCTTCCTTGATTGTTCATTGGGGCTTGGTTCGGATAGCGTTGTGGCTAGTTTTGTTGTTAGTGATGAAGGAGCTGTTACAGGAATAGAAGCCAGGAAGGAACTCTCCTATTTAGTGAAGGCGGGATTGAGAACATGGGATTCAGGAAACGAACTGATTAACAGGGCCATGAAAAACATAGAAGTGATTGAGGGTTATTCACTGGATATATTAAAGGAACTGCCAGATAGCAGTGTTGATTGTGTCTACTTTGATCCAATGTTTGATGAATCGATCCTGGAATCAGATGGAATCAGGAGCTTAACGAAATTTGCTGTCTATGAGGGCCTCTCCCATGAAATGGTGGCACACGCAAAGCGTATTTCAAGGGAACGGGTAGTGCTAAAAGACCATTTCAGGAGCAGACGATTTGAAGAGTTTGGTTTTAGTGTGATTGTCAGAAAATCTGCAAAATTCCACTTTGGGGTCATAGAAAAAGAATGA
- a CDS encoding BrxA/BrxB family bacilliredoxin — translation MSMAYEEYMRQMVKPMREELTRADFKELLTADDVTEFMENVEGTTLVVVNSVCGCAAGLARPSATQALLRSEKKPDHLVTVFAGQDKEATAKMREYFTGLEPSSPSMALLKGKEVVHFIPRHDIEGQPMEAIMDNLTSAFEANC, via the coding sequence ATGTCAATGGCATATGAAGAATATATGAGACAAATGGTAAAACCGATGCGTGAGGAGCTTACTCGTGCAGATTTTAAAGAATTGCTTACCGCAGATGATGTAACAGAATTCATGGAAAACGTCGAAGGTACCACTTTGGTTGTCGTTAACTCTGTGTGTGGCTGTGCAGCAGGTCTTGCCCGCCCATCAGCTACCCAGGCACTTTTAAGAAGCGAGAAGAAACCAGATCATCTAGTCACTGTTTTTGCGGGCCAGGATAAAGAAGCGACTGCTAAAATGCGTGAGTACTTCACAGGCCTTGAACCATCTTCACCATCAATGGCATTGTTGAAGGGCAAAGAGGTCGTTCACTTCATTCCGCGCCATGATATTGAGGGCCAGCCAATGGAAGCTATCATGGATAATCTAACATCTGCGTTTGAAGCTAATTGTTAA
- the ilvD gene encoding dihydroxy-acid dehydratase, with product MDKDLRIKSHVFSDDARKAPNRAMLRAVGFNDDDFKKPMIGIASTWSEVTPCNIHIDKLALKAKEGARAAGGAPLIFNTITVSDGISMGTEGMRYSLPSRDLIADSIETVVQGESLDGFVAIGGCDKNMPGCMMAIARMDLPAVFVYGGTIKPGKLDGKDIDIVSAFEGVGQYNKGAIGDGQLHKIECHACPGSGSCGGMYTANTMASAIEALGMSLPGSSSHPAETKEKQDDCYKAGEVVYQLLEKDIRPRQILTKDAFENAITVVMALGGSTNAILHLMAIANAAEVELTLEDFNKVQERVPHLADLKPSGKYVMQDLFEAGGVPAVMKMLLKEGMLNGDCLTVTGKTIAENLKEFPDLKPGQKVIRPVEQPFRKNGPLVVLKGNLAPDGAVAKVSGLKVKSMSGPAKVYDDEESASKAVMADEIVDGDVLVIRYEGPKGGPGMPEMLSLSAILVGKGLGESVALLTDGRFSGGSHGLVIGHIAPEAQVGGPIALIQNGDLITIDSEQKLLSVALSQEELATRKLKWAPPALPSRGTLAKYARLVSCSSKGAVTDLFEGETVQETVHVHS from the coding sequence GTGGATAAAGATTTAAGAATTAAAAGCCATGTTTTCAGCGATGATGCCAGGAAGGCGCCAAACAGGGCGATGCTGCGTGCAGTTGGATTTAATGATGATGATTTTAAAAAGCCGATGATCGGGATCGCCAGTACTTGGAGTGAGGTAACGCCTTGTAATATACATATTGATAAGCTAGCCCTAAAAGCCAAAGAGGGTGCAAGGGCAGCAGGTGGTGCACCGTTGATCTTCAACACTATCACTGTATCAGATGGTATCTCAATGGGAACGGAAGGAATGCGGTATTCGCTCCCAAGCCGCGATTTGATCGCTGACTCCATTGAAACAGTAGTCCAGGGGGAAAGTCTTGATGGGTTCGTTGCAATTGGCGGCTGTGATAAAAATATGCCTGGCTGTATGATGGCAATCGCAAGAATGGATCTACCAGCTGTTTTTGTTTATGGAGGTACGATTAAACCAGGAAAGCTGGATGGTAAGGACATTGACATTGTGTCTGCGTTCGAGGGTGTCGGCCAATATAACAAGGGAGCTATAGGAGATGGACAACTGCACAAAATCGAGTGTCATGCATGTCCAGGTTCTGGTTCTTGTGGAGGCATGTACACCGCCAATACAATGGCCAGCGCAATCGAGGCCCTGGGAATGAGTCTCCCTGGAAGTTCATCCCATCCAGCTGAAACAAAAGAGAAGCAGGATGATTGCTATAAAGCTGGTGAAGTAGTTTATCAGCTGCTAGAAAAGGATATTCGTCCAAGGCAGATTTTAACGAAGGATGCTTTTGAGAACGCTATTACTGTAGTAATGGCTCTTGGCGGATCCACGAATGCGATCCTTCATTTGATGGCAATAGCCAATGCTGCTGAAGTGGAATTGACGCTGGAAGATTTTAATAAAGTCCAGGAAAGAGTCCCCCACCTTGCAGATTTGAAGCCAAGCGGTAAATATGTCATGCAGGATCTTTTCGAAGCAGGCGGAGTTCCAGCGGTCATGAAAATGCTTTTGAAAGAAGGTATGCTGAACGGTGACTGTCTCACGGTTACTGGCAAAACAATTGCAGAGAATCTAAAAGAATTCCCAGACTTAAAGCCTGGCCAAAAAGTGATCAGGCCAGTAGAACAGCCTTTCAGGAAAAATGGGCCGCTTGTTGTCTTAAAAGGAAATCTTGCACCAGACGGCGCTGTAGCAAAGGTATCAGGCCTGAAAGTGAAAAGTATGTCGGGCCCTGCAAAGGTGTATGATGATGAAGAGTCAGCATCAAAGGCAGTAATGGCAGATGAAATAGTCGATGGAGATGTACTGGTAATACGTTATGAAGGGCCAAAAGGCGGTCCTGGAATGCCCGAAATGCTTTCGTTATCGGCGATTCTCGTTGGAAAAGGTCTCGGAGAGAGTGTTGCATTGCTTACAGATGGCAGATTTTCTGGAGGAAGCCATGGACTGGTTATTGGCCATATTGCTCCTGAGGCCCAGGTTGGCGGCCCGATTGCATTGATACAGAATGGAGATTTGATCACGATTGATAGTGAACAAAAACTATTGTCTGTGGCGCTTAGTCAAGAAGAACTTGCCACCCGCAAATTAAAGTGGGCTCCGCCTGCACTGCCATCGAGGGGAACGCTGGCTAAGTATGCAAGACTTGTGTCCTGTTCCTCAAAAGGGGCAGTAACCGATCTGTTCGAAGGAGAAACAGTTCAAGAGACTGTTCATGTTCATTCCTGA
- a CDS encoding conserved virulence factor C family protein: MRIVSIEPTPSPNTMKINLDEELPMGKSNNFKKDSAAGAPEVVLNILDIEGVKGVYHVADFLAVERNAKYDWKIILPEVRKAFGEEAEEAGDGKPDINEHFGEIKVLVQIYKGIPMQVKLTDGTEEKRFGLPESFVEKVKEVQTPDDNVVMVRRWKELGVRYGEFEQVGNDVVEELLAAYPPERLEELVKLAKNPGQETQIKAAKKKIRITEADLDDSDWRVRYHLLEQMEDPTIADLPVLEKALHDEKASLRRLATVYLGMIEDKKVLPLLYKALDDKTVTVRRTAGDCLSDLGFHEAMGKMIEALKDPSKLVRWRAAMFLYEVGDERALTSLKDAEDDPEFEVSMQVKLAIARIEHGEEAKGSVWKQMTEARKQ, encoded by the coding sequence ATGAGAATTGTTTCTATTGAACCAACACCGAGCCCGAATACTATGAAAATCAATTTGGATGAAGAATTGCCAATGGGCAAAAGCAATAACTTTAAGAAGGACTCAGCTGCCGGGGCGCCTGAGGTCGTTTTGAACATACTGGATATTGAAGGGGTAAAGGGAGTCTATCATGTTGCCGATTTTCTGGCCGTTGAAAGAAATGCCAAGTATGACTGGAAAATAATTCTTCCTGAAGTAAGGAAGGCATTTGGAGAAGAAGCGGAAGAAGCTGGCGATGGTAAGCCAGATATCAATGAGCATTTTGGGGAGATTAAAGTCCTTGTGCAAATTTACAAGGGAATTCCTATGCAAGTAAAACTGACGGACGGCACAGAAGAGAAACGTTTCGGTTTGCCAGAATCATTTGTTGAAAAAGTTAAAGAGGTTCAGACTCCAGATGATAATGTGGTAATGGTCCGCAGATGGAAAGAACTTGGTGTCCGCTATGGAGAATTTGAGCAGGTGGGTAATGATGTTGTTGAAGAGCTTTTGGCAGCTTATCCTCCTGAAAGGCTCGAGGAGCTGGTCAAGCTGGCGAAAAACCCAGGACAGGAAACGCAGATCAAGGCGGCGAAGAAAAAAATCCGGATAACTGAAGCTGACTTGGACGACTCCGATTGGAGGGTGAGATATCACCTGCTTGAACAAATGGAAGATCCAACAATAGCTGATTTGCCTGTCCTCGAAAAAGCGTTACACGATGAGAAAGCATCATTACGACGTCTGGCCACCGTATATTTAGGAATGATTGAGGATAAAAAGGTACTGCCATTATTGTATAAGGCCCTTGATGATAAAACCGTTACGGTTCGAAGGACGGCAGGAGACTGTTTGTCCGATCTTGGTTTCCATGAAGCAATGGGTAAAATGATAGAGGCACTTAAAGATCCAAGCAAGCTTGTTCGCTGGCGGGCTGCCATGTTTCTTTACGAAGTTGGAGATGAGAGGGCATTGACATCACTAAAGGACGCAGAAGATGACCCTGAGTTTGAAGTAAGCATGCAGGTGAAATTGGCAATAGCACGAATCGAACATGGAGAAGAAGCAAAAGGTTCAGTCTGGAAACAGATGACGGAAGCAAGAAAACAATAA
- a CDS encoding ABC-F family ATP-binding cassette domain-containing protein, whose product MKMITIENVTKTYGEKELFNGISFTIGERERVGLIGVNGTGKSSLLKIVAGIDQPDSGELIFAKDYKISFLSQQPEMEPEKTVLDQVFSGEAPILKLMRDYELVLSEMSLRPDDAGIQERFYELQRRMDSSDGWDANTAAKSILMQLGISDFTKKVVELSGGQKKRVALAQVLIESPDLLILDEPTNHLDYETVKWLEDYLSRYSGSLLLVTHDRYFLDRVTNRMFELDGGNLYSYKGNYASFLEAKASREENEAATLEKKQNLFRQELEWIRRGAKARTTKQKARIQRFDKLDEEVSNLKSSDKLDISLSGSRLGKQVLELKDATKQYEDKVILDQFNLLVKPGDRLGIIGRNGTGKSTLLNILAGRIHLDSGEIITGQTVRIAYYTQENEDMDENKRVIEYLKETAEIVHTTDGKTISAAQMLERFLFPPYAHGTPIRKLSGGEKRRLYLLKLLMEEPNVLLLDEPTNDLDTQTLTVLEDYLEDFPGVVITVSHDRYFLDKVVDLLLVLEGNGKTDLYYGNYTEYLEKRPKADSIPPMPKKEKVEQTEKPKKKKLSFKEQKEWAEIDGKIAATEARLEKVQAEMANIGSDFEKGQSLVKEEEELNQQLEYLIERWSYLSELADE is encoded by the coding sequence ATGAAAATGATCACGATTGAAAACGTGACGAAGACATACGGAGAAAAAGAACTATTCAATGGGATTTCATTTACGATAGGTGAGCGCGAAAGAGTCGGATTGATCGGTGTAAACGGAACTGGGAAATCCTCTCTGCTGAAAATAGTTGCGGGGATCGACCAGCCTGATTCTGGGGAGTTAATCTTTGCGAAAGACTATAAAATCTCGTTTTTATCCCAGCAGCCTGAAATGGAACCCGAGAAAACCGTCCTTGATCAGGTATTCAGCGGAGAGGCTCCGATCCTCAAGCTGATGCGTGATTATGAACTGGTATTATCGGAAATGAGCTTAAGACCAGATGATGCAGGAATTCAAGAAAGATTCTATGAGTTGCAGCGAAGAATGGACAGTTCTGATGGCTGGGATGCCAACACTGCCGCAAAATCGATTCTGATGCAGCTTGGAATATCGGATTTTACCAAAAAAGTGGTAGAGCTTTCCGGCGGACAGAAGAAACGTGTCGCACTCGCCCAGGTGCTGATTGAATCTCCTGATTTGCTGATTCTTGATGAGCCTACCAACCATCTGGATTATGAAACGGTCAAATGGCTGGAAGACTATTTATCTCGATATTCGGGATCACTTTTACTTGTCACTCACGATCGATACTTTCTTGACAGAGTGACGAACCGGATGTTTGAACTCGATGGGGGTAACCTCTACAGCTATAAAGGGAACTATGCGAGTTTCCTAGAAGCAAAAGCAAGCCGGGAGGAAAATGAAGCCGCAACACTCGAAAAGAAGCAGAACCTCTTCAGGCAGGAACTTGAATGGATCAGGCGTGGGGCAAAGGCCAGGACCACAAAGCAGAAGGCAAGGATTCAGCGTTTCGATAAACTGGATGAAGAAGTGTCCAATTTGAAGTCCTCTGATAAACTCGACATCTCGCTGAGCGGAAGCAGGCTTGGCAAACAGGTGCTTGAACTGAAGGATGCAACCAAACAATACGAGGATAAGGTCATACTTGATCAATTTAACCTTCTTGTAAAGCCTGGTGACAGGCTGGGGATTATTGGGCGCAATGGGACAGGTAAATCCACTTTATTGAATATCCTGGCAGGAAGAATACATCTGGATTCCGGTGAAATCATCACAGGCCAGACTGTAAGAATCGCTTACTATACACAGGAAAATGAGGATATGGATGAGAACAAGAGGGTGATTGAATACCTAAAGGAAACTGCAGAAATTGTCCATACAACAGATGGAAAAACCATTTCAGCAGCGCAAATGCTTGAGCGCTTCCTCTTTCCGCCATATGCACACGGAACACCAATCAGGAAACTTTCTGGAGGAGAGAAACGCAGGCTTTATCTGTTAAAGCTGTTGATGGAAGAACCGAATGTGCTCTTGCTGGATGAGCCGACAAATGATCTCGATACGCAGACATTAACCGTACTGGAAGACTATTTAGAGGACTTCCCTGGAGTAGTCATCACCGTATCTCATGACCGTTACTTCCTTGATAAGGTTGTTGATCTGTTGCTTGTATTGGAAGGCAATGGCAAAACCGACCTTTATTATGGCAATTACACCGAATACCTTGAAAAACGCCCGAAGGCAGATTCTATTCCTCCCATGCCGAAGAAAGAAAAGGTAGAGCAGACAGAAAAGCCGAAGAAAAAGAAATTGAGCTTCAAGGAACAAAAAGAATGGGCTGAAATTGACGGTAAGATTGCTGCTACTGAAGCCCGCCTTGAGAAAGTACAGGCAGAAATGGCCAATATCGGAAGCGATTTCGAAAAAGGCCAGTCATTAGTGAAAGAAGAGGAAGAGTTGAATCAGCAGCTAGAGTACTTAATTGAAAGATGGAGCTATCTATCCGAGCTCGCCGACGAATAG
- a CDS encoding HD domain-containing protein, which produces MKEIIEITEGFVKKELGRDSSGHDWHHIDRVRKNAQLIWGKEMQGDWFIIEMAALLHDIPDDKLNESEAAGWAKLDSFLLSIDIESEVASRIKSCIETVSFKGGRVIELDSIEAMIVQDADRLDALGAIGIARTFAFGGKKGHPIYEPELGVRGEITLEEYRNGNSSSVNHFYEKLLKLKDKMNTEHAKQLAEERHQFMESFLEQFYSEWNGKA; this is translated from the coding sequence ATGAAAGAGATAATAGAAATCACAGAGGGTTTTGTGAAAAAGGAGCTGGGCAGGGATTCTTCCGGTCATGATTGGCATCATATTGACCGAGTCAGGAAGAATGCACAGCTAATTTGGGGCAAGGAAATGCAAGGTGATTGGTTCATCATCGAAATGGCAGCCTTGCTTCACGACATACCGGATGATAAATTGAATGAATCAGAAGCAGCTGGTTGGGCTAAGCTGGATTCATTTTTGCTTAGTATAGATATAGAGAGTGAAGTTGCTTCGAGGATCAAAAGCTGTATTGAAACAGTTTCCTTTAAAGGCGGCAGGGTGATTGAACTAGATAGTATAGAAGCTATGATTGTCCAGGATGCTGACCGCCTTGATGCTCTGGGTGCTATCGGAATTGCGAGGACTTTTGCCTTTGGCGGCAAGAAGGGCCATCCGATATACGAACCCGAGCTGGGTGTTAGAGGGGAAATAACACTGGAAGAATACCGAAATGGGAATAGTTCTTCGGTTAATCACTTTTATGAGAAGCTTTTGAAGCTAAAAGATAAAATGAATACTGAACATGCAAAACAACTCGCTGAGGAAAGGCATCAATTTATGGAGTCTTTCCTTGAACAATTTTACAGTGAATGGAATGGTAAGGCATGA
- a CDS encoding DegV family protein: MKKIAWVTDSTAYLDQELKNHPDVYQVPMTIVLDDVEYLDGKDLTAEELYKRLKTVKTPPKTSQPPVGAFMELYEHLEKEYDMVFSVLISSKLSGTVASSVQAAQAVNIPVITFDSKILTYPLTSLLKKGISLAEQGASIDEIKEKLETIRDSNETFVMIGSLEQLHRSGRMSGVQFYLGSMLSIKPIISIEDGELKTKEKVRSDKKAREKIFDLLKSSHDKHRIEEVYILYGLHKEQADEWQSQLEEIFPDIRFLSCPIGAVIGVHAGEHTIGISWNNANS, encoded by the coding sequence TTGAAAAAAATAGCATGGGTAACTGACAGTACTGCTTACCTGGATCAGGAATTAAAAAACCATCCCGATGTCTACCAGGTGCCAATGACAATTGTTTTGGACGACGTCGAATACCTTGATGGCAAGGATTTAACGGCAGAAGAACTATATAAGAGACTAAAGACGGTTAAGACCCCGCCAAAAACCTCACAGCCGCCGGTCGGAGCTTTCATGGAACTGTATGAACACCTTGAAAAAGAATATGATATGGTGTTTTCCGTTTTAATTTCCTCGAAACTAAGCGGAACAGTTGCATCTAGCGTGCAGGCAGCGCAAGCAGTGAATATACCGGTAATTACTTTTGACTCAAAGATACTCACATATCCGCTGACATCCCTGCTGAAAAAGGGAATTTCCCTGGCTGAACAGGGAGCATCCATTGACGAAATCAAGGAGAAGCTTGAAACAATAAGAGATTCAAATGAAACCTTTGTCATGATTGGAAGTCTGGAACAGCTTCATCGAAGCGGGAGAATGTCTGGTGTGCAATTTTACTTAGGGAGCATGCTCAGCATAAAACCGATTATCAGTATCGAGGATGGCGAGTTGAAAACCAAAGAAAAAGTACGAAGCGATAAAAAAGCACGCGAGAAAATATTCGATCTTTTAAAGAGTTCGCATGACAAACATAGAATAGAAGAAGTATACATCCTTTACGGTCTTCATAAGGAGCAAGCAGATGAATGGCAAAGCCAGCTGGAAGAAATCTTTCCTGATATCCGCTTCCTCAGCTGCCCGATTGGAGCTGTCATAGGAGTCCATGCCGGTGAGCATACCATCGGAATCAGCTGGAATAACGCAAACTCCTAA
- a CDS encoding formate--tetrahydrofolate ligase, with translation METNIQVKSDIEIARESEMKPIIDIAAAIGLDADDIEMFGKFKAKLSTEALAKLKTKESGKVVLVTAINPTPAGEGKSTVTVGLADALNRLSQKTMIAMREPSLGPTMGIKGGATGGGYAQVLPMEDINLHFTGDLHAITTANNALAALIDNHLQQGNKLNIDQRRIVWKRALDLNDRALRKVIIGLGGPLQGVPREDGFDITVASEIMAVLCLASDLKDLKRRLSRMVVAYNYDRQPVTVGDLGVEGALTLLLKEAVKPNLVQTIEHTPALIHGGPFANIAHGCNSVIATEAASKLADFVVTEAGFGADLGAEKFLNIKARNAGIQPSAVVIVATIRALKMHGGMKKTELVNEDVQALKDGFTNLKKHVETITSFGLPYVVAINRFITDTEFETNTLRELCENAGIPVALTEVWEKGGAGGIELAETLLDVIGKSENTFAHLYDLSDSLENKIKTIATQVYGADGVEFSPKAKKQLADFEGFGWGVLPVCMAKTQYSLSDDPQKLGRPSGFTITVRELKPSVGAGFIVALTGEVMTMPGLPKLPAALNMDVDEDGNAVGLF, from the coding sequence ATGGAAACAAACATTCAAGTAAAGTCAGATATTGAAATTGCCCGTGAAAGTGAAATGAAGCCTATCATTGATATCGCGGCCGCAATTGGCCTCGATGCTGATGATATCGAGATGTTCGGAAAGTTCAAAGCCAAGCTGTCAACAGAAGCTCTGGCAAAATTGAAAACGAAGGAAAGCGGCAAAGTTGTTCTTGTTACTGCAATCAATCCCACTCCTGCTGGCGAGGGAAAATCGACAGTGACAGTCGGCCTTGCTGATGCTTTAAATAGGCTTAGCCAAAAAACAATGATTGCCATGCGTGAACCCTCACTTGGACCGACAATGGGAATCAAGGGCGGGGCAACTGGCGGCGGCTATGCACAAGTGCTTCCAATGGAAGATATTAACCTGCACTTTACAGGCGACCTGCATGCCATAACCACAGCAAATAACGCGCTGGCTGCTCTAATCGATAACCATCTTCAGCAGGGAAACAAGCTGAATATCGACCAACGGAGAATTGTATGGAAACGGGCCCTGGATTTGAATGACCGTGCTCTGAGGAAGGTTATCATAGGGCTTGGCGGACCTTTGCAGGGTGTACCCCGTGAAGATGGGTTTGATATTACAGTAGCTTCTGAAATCATGGCCGTCCTGTGTCTTGCAAGTGACCTGAAGGATTTAAAGAGACGCCTTTCCAGGATGGTTGTTGCCTATAATTATGACAGACAGCCTGTTACTGTTGGTGACCTTGGAGTTGAAGGAGCCCTGACACTTTTACTTAAAGAAGCTGTAAAGCCAAACCTTGTTCAAACGATTGAACATACACCTGCCTTGATCCATGGCGGGCCATTTGCGAACATCGCACATGGCTGCAACAGCGTCATCGCAACAGAAGCGGCATCCAAGCTTGCTGACTTCGTCGTGACCGAAGCAGGTTTCGGAGCGGATTTAGGTGCTGAAAAATTCCTGAATATAAAAGCTAGAAATGCTGGTATCCAGCCATCTGCAGTGGTCATCGTTGCAACCATCCGTGCGCTGAAGATGCATGGAGGAATGAAGAAAACCGAGTTGGTAAATGAAGATGTCCAGGCATTAAAGGATGGTTTTACCAATTTGAAAAAGCATGTTGAGACGATTACAAGTTTCGGCCTGCCATATGTGGTTGCAATCAACCGATTCATTACAGATACAGAATTCGAAACAAACACTTTAAGAGAACTGTGTGAGAATGCAGGGATCCCAGTTGCGCTGACAGAGGTTTGGGAAAAAGGCGGAGCGGGAGGAATCGAGCTTGCTGAGACCCTTCTGGATGTAATCGGAAAAAGTGAAAATACATTTGCCCATCTTTATGACCTGTCCGATTCTCTTGAGAATAAAATCAAGACGATTGCGACACAGGTATACGGTGCAGACGGTGTAGAGTTTTCACCAAAAGCTAAAAAACAGCTCGCTGATTTTGAAGGATTTGGCTGGGGTGTGCTACCAGTATGTATGGCGAAAACGCAATACTCATTGTCCGATGATCCGCAAAAACTAGGGCGGCCATCGGGTTTCACCATCACCGTCAGAGAATTGAAACCGTCAGTCGGTGCAGGATTCATCGTCGCGCTGACAGGTGAAGTCATGACGATGCCAGGATTGCCTAAACTGCCTGCAGCACTGAATATGGATGTTGATGAAGATGGCAATGCAGTTGGCTTATTCTAG
- the metA gene encoding homoserine O-acetyltransferase MetA, translating into MPIKIPLHLPAKEILEQENIFIMDDTRAAKQDIRPLNILILNLMPEKEKTERQLLRLLGNTPLQVNINFLKTATYDSKNTSAYHLEEFYQTFSEIKTKKYDGMIITGAPIELMAFEEVEYWNELMEILDWTKKNVTSTLHICWGAQAALYHHYGIAKYLLPQKCSGIFNHQVLDETERLLRGFDDEFPAPHSRNTELSIAELNEHPELKVLAVSDEAGPLIISSKDGARIMITGHLEYEATTLAEEYSRDRARGIDIHVPENYFPGDNPEKKPPNRWRSHAHLFFSNWLNYYVYQETPFEWK; encoded by the coding sequence TTGCCAATTAAAATCCCGCTGCATTTGCCAGCGAAAGAAATATTGGAGCAAGAAAATATTTTTATCATGGATGACACCAGGGCAGCAAAGCAGGATATCCGCCCATTAAATATTTTGATCCTGAACTTGATGCCAGAAAAAGAAAAGACTGAGAGACAGCTGCTCCGACTGCTTGGAAACACGCCGCTTCAAGTGAACATCAATTTTTTAAAAACTGCTACATACGATTCTAAGAACACATCCGCGTACCATCTGGAGGAGTTTTACCAAACTTTCAGTGAGATAAAAACAAAGAAATATGACGGCATGATCATTACAGGTGCTCCAATCGAACTTATGGCATTCGAGGAAGTGGAATATTGGAATGAACTTATGGAAATCCTCGATTGGACAAAGAAGAACGTGACGTCGACTTTGCATATATGCTGGGGTGCCCAGGCTGCTTTATATCATCACTATGGCATTGCCAAATACCTTCTGCCGCAAAAGTGTTCAGGTATATTTAATCACCAGGTTCTCGATGAAACCGAAAGGCTGTTAAGAGGTTTTGACGATGAATTTCCGGCTCCTCATTCACGGAACACCGAGCTGTCAATAGCTGAACTCAACGAGCATCCAGAATTAAAAGTCCTTGCGGTTTCCGATGAAGCTGGCCCTTTGATTATTTCTAGCAAGGATGGTGCCAGAATCATGATTACCGGACATCTAGAATACGAAGCTACAACTCTAGCTGAAGAATATTCTAGGGACAGAGCCAGAGGAATTGATATCCATGTTCCTGAAAATTACTTTCCAGGCGATAATCCAGAAAAGAAACCGCCTAACCGCTGGAGATCCCACGCTCATTTGTTCTTTTCCAACTGGCTCAATTATTATGTGTACCAGGAAACTCCGTTTGAATGGAAATAA
- a CDS encoding class I SAM-dependent methyltransferase: MKTSDWKQESEKLWDSMATSWNSRSKGMWEEGSRKDIVSFIKKFVSPGSAICDLGCGDGVGSRKLAEAGYVITGIDVSEEMLEKARQGAINCDFIKAHLADNGIQDNTFEAVMAINSIEWTDSPYDSLKEVARILKPDGFACIAILGPTAAPRKNSFRRLYGEEVFCNTIMPWELEKMAGENGWKKVGEYGVFKKAAEQLSLGSLPLELQQSLSFMWVFMFQVQK, translated from the coding sequence TTGAAAACATCTGATTGGAAGCAGGAATCGGAAAAACTGTGGGACAGTATGGCAACATCGTGGAATTCTAGAAGCAAGGGGATGTGGGAGGAGGGGAGCCGTAAGGATATAGTTTCCTTCATAAAGAAATTTGTTTCTCCTGGTTCTGCGATTTGCGACTTGGGATGCGGAGATGGTGTCGGTTCAAGGAAGCTTGCGGAAGCAGGTTATGTGATAACGGGGATAGATGTTTCCGAGGAGATGCTAGAAAAAGCCAGGCAAGGTGCCATTAATTGTGATTTTATTAAGGCGCACTTAGCTGATAACGGAATACAGGACAACACCTTTGAAGCAGTGATGGCAATCAATTCAATAGAGTGGACGGATAGTCCCTATGATTCTTTGAAGGAAGTGGCAAGGATTTTAAAGCCTGATGGATTCGCGTGCATTGCGATACTAGGCCCCACGGCTGCTCCAAGAAAGAACAGTTTCCGGAGGCTATATGGAGAGGAAGTCTTCTGCAATACAATCATGCCATGGGAGCTTGAAAAAATGGCCGGGGAAAATGGATGGAAAAAGGTTGGAGAATATGGAGTTTTCAAAAAGGCAGCTGAGCAGCTTTCCCTTGGCTCATTGCCATTAGAGCTCCAGCAGTCACTTTCCTTTATGTGGGTTTTCATGTTCCAGGTTCAAAAATAA